DNA from Mucilaginibacter mallensis:
ATAAATACGTTATAAAGGTTTTCTTTTATGTTGTTTAATATCGCTTTCATGGTCTTAATATTTAGTATAAATGCTATAATATTATGACCGAAAGCAATATAAATGGTTTAACATGTATTATGAATATTGTAAACAGCTCTCCCGGTAGCGCTCAACCGAGTTTTTAAATACCTCTCCTGCATTACCACGCAGGTTTTGCCAGTCGAATGCCCCGTAAATGGTATCAAACTCCTGTTCCGAAACTTTTCTTATAGCTTCCTTTAATTCATTCGCCGGTAATGGTATCTGATTGGGATAACTGTACATAATAGCAATATGCCTTTTGCTCCGGGCTAGGTACAGGCTGTCGCCACAAAGCAAAGTTCCTTTTTCTGACAGCCCATCCACCTTTAAAATGCAACTACCGGGAAAATGGCCGCCGATATGAATTATCTTCATACCATCCCACAAAGGCTTTTCATCGCCCTGCCAAAATTCAATATGGCTGCCCTTATTAAATACCCATTGATCATCTAAATGGTGAATATATACAGGGCAATCAAATACTTCGGCCCAGCGGTTCATGGTGCTGTAATAATGCGGATGCGAAAAAGCGATTACCTTTAACCCACCCTTTGACCTGATAAACTCAATTGCCTTTTCATCCAACAATGGTATGCAATCCCATAAAATATTACCATGCTCGCTCAGTACCAGCAAAGCTCTTTGGCCCAAAGCAAATGCCTGTTCTATTTTAATGGCGTATAATGTCGGAGTTAATTCAGTTATTACAACTTTATGATTAGTGCTGAG
Protein-coding regions in this window:
- a CDS encoding MBL fold metallo-hydrolase; protein product: MTVNNLCKTCGTEYPQADGSPKTCPICDDDRQYLPEDGQQWTNYGELSTNHKVVITELTPTLYAIKIEQAFALGQRALLVLSEHGNILWDCIPLLDEKAIEFIRSKGGLKVIAFSHPHYYSTMNRWAEVFDCPVYIHHLDDQWVFNKGSHIEFWQGDEKPLWDGMKIIHIGGHFPGSCILKVDGLSEKGTLLCGDSLYLARSKRHIAIMYSYPNQIPLPANELKEAIRKVSEQEFDTIYGAFDWQNLRGNAGEVFKNSVERYRESCLQYS